One Carcharodon carcharias isolate sCarCar2 chromosome 1, sCarCar2.pri, whole genome shotgun sequence DNA window includes the following coding sequences:
- the LOC121280800 gene encoding cytokine-like protein 1, with translation MDLLRKIVLLCTFLVITDSAPPTCYSAVLRLSKGIMDSMNRLETFSITKRCLAHLPKLYIDVHNSCVMVKLRDHLYALENLITPQCRELKRIVFLNARIRRLYNMINRLCYRDLVFFTDDCAALEHPPPPPEPQDELLK, from the exons ATGGATTTGTTGAGGAAAATCGTTCTACTTTGTACCTTCCTCGTAATTACTGATTCTGCCCCGCCGACATGCTACTCTGCTGTTTTAAGATTAAGTAAGGGAATTATGGACTCTATGAACAGATTGGAGACGTTTTCGATCACG AAACGCTGTCTCGCTCACCTGCCGAAGCTCTACATTGACGTGCAT AACTCCTGTGTGATGGTCAAGCTTCGTGACCATCTCTACGCTTTGGAAAATCTCATCACTCCCCAGTGCAGGGAGCTAAAAAGGATTGTCTTCCTGAATGCGCGCATCAGGCGCTTGTACAACATGATCAACCGACTCTGCTACCGG GACCTCGTGTTCTTCACTGACGACTGCGCGGCACTGgaacacccacctcctccaccagaaCCGCAAGACGAGCTCTTGAAATGA